A portion of the Pagrus major chromosome 8, Pma_NU_1.0 genome contains these proteins:
- the iqsec3b gene encoding IQ motif and SEC7 domain-containing protein 3: protein MSSSLLENPVQAILYLRELTTIVQNQQSLIQTQRSRIEELDRRVDELIGENRHLRDVRVQQHHAYHHHHHHHPDPSCLLLHHHPQDPQLKTGAGSLPDHAAAPAQVEEAPVVQESPSQTMDPGDMQLVPADPSTVSPVESDPENGGSCHSCRSLVPMTPTTLCRSLALSRKSESETVLHQFCCPAPEHPEADSTGSSGGQMLSLEDGSSSGGGQEVEGTKREGPSEYEISLENKNKQIEELEQKYGGHLISRRAARRIQTAFRQYQLSKNFQKIRNSLSESKLPRRISLRHPSPSGRNRNATQRHSYSLHPGGGQIPLRSKTPPPPPCRSTSLPPSPASAPPAAPSPAPGAVPPQTPSQTLTQLEDCFSEQLHSLAQSIDDALRGWSLSEAGEGKGLLMDPGALRAAAESACLPRSASSLLMAFRDVTVHIDSNSSYTISSATTTTTTSLGNAGGGEPGSRKTSVSGMAGGGDADEPEFPAPPPSEELEMVDPGSRRGSAVPVPGGGVMEGESGSTSTSTSTSTSISTSAQSNQQPAQIYTQYQQYHYTHPPQIPGGPSPEALQALVVSLPRDRCQDPASCRSPTLSTDTHRKRLYRIGLNLFNVNPERGIHFLITRGFVPDTAIGVAHFLLQRKGLSRQMIGEFLGNSKLQFNRDVLDCVVDEMDFSGMELDEALRKFQAHVRVQGEAQKVERLIEAFSQRYCMCNPDVVQQFHNPDTIFILAFAVVLLNTDMYSPNIKPQRKMGLDDFIRNLRGVDDGADIPREMVAGIYERIQQRELRSNEDHVTYVSRVEQSILGLKTILAVPHRRLVCCCRLFEVPDANKPHKQKLSQLQREVFLFNDLLLILKLCPKKKSSASYTFCKAMGLLGMQFHLFSNEFYAHGITMLSPFTSEKKQLVSFCSPSGEELRKFAEELREAITEVNEMEQIHIQWELERQQGIQPHGIHTNGGQMDTHTGHGSPSGQQDPYDKTGNNNTVEVSIHNRLQTYQLSQPSIESTPLALAAPPALLSPVQTGELRPETLIQCQQIVKVIVVDQSGRGRMEAFLSQGPATHQLIQSALSTPVRVREGDGPQPPLPPPPPPYNHPHQFCPPDSPMPLHHTMPLTRRRNSSGSRSIV, encoded by the exons ATGAGCTCCAGCCTGCTGGAAAACCCGGTGCAGGCGATTCTGTACCTGCGAGAGCTCACCACCATCGTCCAGAACCAGCAGAGTCTCATCCAGACGCAGCGCTCCCGGATAGAGGAGCTGGACCGGCGGGTGGACGAGCTCATCGGCGAGAACAGGCACCTGCGGGACGTCAGGGTACAACAGCATCATGCttaccatcaccaccatcaccatcaccccGACCCCAGCTgccttctcctccaccaccaccctcaGGACCCCCAGCTCAAGACTGGCGCGGGGTCTCTGCCGGACCATGCGGCTGCTCCAGCACAGGTCGAGGAGGCTCCTGTGGTCCAGGAGTCGCCTTCTCAAACTATGGATCCGGGGGACATGCAGCTGGTCCCGGCCGACCCGTCCACGGTTTCCCCGGTGGAAAGTGACCCAGAAAACGGGGGAAGTTGCCACAGCTGCCGCTCTTTGGTTCCGATGACCCCCACAACCCTTTGTCGGTCCCTGGCCCTGTCTAGGAAATCCGA GAGCGAGACCGTGCTGCATCAGTTTTGCTGCCCCGCCCCTGAACATCCAGAGGCCGACTCCACCGGCTCATCCGG CGGACAGATGCTGAGCCTGGAGGATGGATCGTCCTCTGGTGgtggacaggaagtggaggggaCCAAGAGAGAGGGACCCAGCGAGTATGAGATCTCCCTggagaataaaaacaagcag ATAGAAGAGCTGGAGCAGAAGTACGGAGGCCATCTCATATCGAGGCGGGCGGCCCGGCGTATCCAAACGGCCTTCCGGCAGTACCAGCTGAGCAAAAACTTCCAGAAGATCCGTAACTCGCTGTCGGAGAGCAAGTTGCCCCGCCGGATCTCCCTGCGCCATCCCAGCCCTTCAGGCCGAAACCGGAATGCAACCCAGAGACACAGTTACAGCCTGCATCCAGGAGGAGGACAGATACCCTTACGCTCCAAAACTCCTCCTCCGCCCCCGTGCCGCTCCACCTCTCTGCCCCCTTCACCTGCGTCTGCCCCCCCAGCTGCTCCCTCTCCTGCCCCAGGCGCAGTCCCACCTCAAACCCCCTCgcaaacactcacacagctgGAGGACTGCTTCTCTGAGcaa CTTCATTCCTTGGCCCAGTCAATTGATGATGCCCTTCGTGGTTGGAGCTTGTCGGAGGCTGGAGAGGGGAAGGGTTTACTGATGGACCCAGGGGCTCTTCGTGCAGCTGCTGAGAGCGCTTGTCTGCCACGCAGTGCCAGCTCGCTGCTCATGGCCTTCAGAGATGTCACCGTTCACATCGACAGCAATAGCTCCTACACCATCTCCTCCgccaccaccacaaccaccaccTCTCTGGGCAATGCAGGCGGTGGAGAGCCGGGCAGCAGGAAGACTTCTGTGAGCGGCATGGCTGGGGGAGGAGACGCAGACGAGCCAGAGTTTCCTGCTCCGCCGCCCAGTGAGGAGCTGGAAATGGTCGATCCAGGATCCAGGAGGGGTTCAGCCGTGCCAGTTCcaggtggaggtgtgatggaggGGGAGAGCGGCTCCACCTCCACTTCTACCTCTACTTCCACCTCTATCTCCACCTCGGCCCAGTCTAACCAGCAGCCTGCTCAGATTTACACCCAGTACCAGCAGTACCACTACACTCATCCTCCGCAGATCCCCGGAGGGCCGAGCCCCGAGGCCCTGCAGGCTCTGGTCGTCTCTCTGCCCAGGGACCGCTGCCAGGATCCAGCTTCCTGCCGCTCGCCAACGctgtccacagacacacaccgcAAACGCCTCTACCGCATAGGACTCAACCTCTTCAATGT GAACCCAGAGAGAGGCATCCACTTCCTGATCACACGTGGCTTCGTCCCGGACACGGCCATCGGAGTGgctcacttcctgctgcagaggAAGGGCCTGAGCAGACAGATGATTGGAGAGTTTTTGGGGAACAGCAAGCTGCAATTCAACAGAGATGTCCTAGA TTGCGTTGTGGACGAGATGGATTTCTCTGGCATGGAGCTCGACGAAGCCCTGAGAAAGTTCCAGGCTCATGTTCGTGTTCAGGGCGAAGCACAGAAAGTGGAGAGACTCATCGAAGCCTTTAG CCAGAGGTACTGCATGTGTAATCCTGATGTGGTGCAGCAGTTTCACAACCCAGACACCATCTTCATCCTGGCCTTCGCTGTGGTCCTCCTCAACACCGACATGTACTCGCCTAACATCAAACCCCAGCGCAAAATGGGCCTTGACGACTTCATACGCAATCTAAGAG GTGTGGATGATGGAGCAGACATCCCCAGAGAAATGGTCGCAGGCATTTACGAAAGGATCCAACAAAGAGAGCTGCGCTCCAACGAAGACCACGTCACCTACGTGAGCCGCGTGGAGCAGTCCATCCTAGGCCTGAAAACT ATCCTCGCTGTGCCCCACAGACGTCTGGTGTGCTGCTGTCGCCTGTTTGAGGTGCCTGACGCCAACAAGCCTCACAAACAGAAACTCTCCCAGCTCCAGAGAGAGGTCTTCCTCTTCAATGACCTGCTGCTG ATCCTTAAGCTGTGTCCCAAGAAGAAAAGCTCGGCCTCGTACACCTTCTGTAAAGCGATGGGTCTGCTGGGAATGCAGTTTCACCTCTTCAGTAATGAAT TCTACGCCCATGGCATCACCATGCTGAGCCCGTTTACCTCAGAGAAGAAGCAGCTGGTGAGTTTCTGCTCCCCGAGTGGAGAAGAGCTCAGGAAGTTTGCCGAGGAGCTCCGAGAGGCTATCACAGAGGTCAACGAGATGGAGCAGATACACATCCAGT GGGAACTGGAGAGGCAACAAGGTATTCAGCCACACGGCATTCATACCAACGGCGGgcaaatggacacacacacaggacacgGCTCTCCCTCAG GCCAACAGGATCCGTACGATAAAACcggcaacaacaacacagtagaG GTGTCAATTCACAACAGGCTGCAGACCTATCAACTGAGCCAGCCCAGCATTGAGTCAACGCCTCTGGCCCTGGCTGCGCCACCCGCCCTGCTCAGCCCCGTCCAGACAGGGGAGCTCCGCCCGGAAACACTCATCCAATGCCAGCAGATCGTCAAGGTGATAGTAGTGGACCAGAGCGGGCGAGGGCGGATGGAGGCCTTCCTCAGCCAAGGCCCGGCTACCCATCAGCTCATCCAGTCCGCCCTGTCCACACCTGTACGCGTCAGAGAGGGGGACGGTCCTCAGCCCCCTCTGCCGCCTCCCCCTCCACCTTACAACCACCCCCACCAGTTCTGTCCCCCTGACTCACCCATGCCCCTCCACCACACCATGCCTCTAACCCGCAGGCGCAACTCCAGCGGCTCCCGCAGCATCGTTTGA